The Buteo buteo chromosome Z, bButBut1.hap1.1, whole genome shotgun sequence region aatagggatggagatgggacagggatggggcCGTGTAGTGGGTGGGCACCCAGACACCCCACCCCGTGGGAcaacctgccccccccccagtttcaGCTCTCCCACTGAAGGTTCTCGGCCAtggaggggacccaggcgtcccGGTTCCCACGCTTCCCACCCTGTGCTGTGCCGTGCAATCCACCAGCACGACACccggacacccccccccgccaccttCCTGCAGAACGGACCCCCAGGtgccctgacaccccccccccctttgcccCCAGGTCCACGCACACATCATCAGCCGCCTGAAGAAGGAGATGCCCTCCGTCTTCGGGAAGGACAACAAGAAGAAGCAGCTCATCGCCAAACTGCCGCTCCTCTTCGCCCGCATCCAGCTGGAGCATCACATCCCGCCCGGAGACTTCCCCGACTGCGCCCGCTTGCAGGTGGgggtcggggagggggggtttgCCATGTCTgtgccgggggtggggggcagcgggATGCGGACCTATCTGCTGGGGGGATCTGGTGGGATGATGAGCCCCGTGCTGGAGGGTCCAAGTGGGATGCTGACCCCCATGCCAGGATGCTGACTCCcatgccggggggggggggggtccattGGGATGCCAACCCCTGTGCCAGCATTCTGTAGGGATGCTGACCCCTGTGCCAAGGTGTCTGGCAGGATGCTGATCCCTGTGCCAGCACGCTGACCCCCCATGCCGGGATGCTGACCCCCATGTCGGGGACCCTGGCAGGATGCTGACCCCTGTGCCAAGAGATCCATCAGGATGATGAATcttgtgctggggggggtctggtGGGATGCTGACCCCCATGCCAGGGCGATCCGTCAGGATGCCAACCCCTGTGCTGGGGTGTCTGGCAGGATTCTGACCCCCATGCCAGGATGCTGACCCCCATGCTGGGGGATCCGTCGGGATGCTGACCCCCTCCCCGTGTCGCGTCccccctcctgcctcctccccatccaggagctgctgctggtccACGACTTCGCCCGGTTCCCAGGGCTGAAGCCGCGGATGCTGGAGGCGCTGGACGAGCTGCTGACGACCGACATCGCCGCCCTGATGCCGTTGCTGCGTCAAGAGGAGCTGGAAGCACCGGAGGGTGGCGGGGTGCAGGGGGGAGCCTTCGACGGTACCCGTCAGGGTCCCTTCAGCGGGAcggaagaggaagaggaggaaggcgaggaagaggaggaatggGTGGTGACGAAGGACAAGGCCAAGTACGACGAGATCTTCTACGGGTTGGCTCCGATGGGGGGGAAGCtgagcgggcggcgggcgcggggctggATGGTGAGCAGCAACTTGCCCAGCTCCGTCCTGGGACGGATCTGGCAGCTGAGCGACGTCGACCGCGACGGCATGTTGGACGCCGAGGAGTTCGCCTTGGCCGGCCACCTCATCGGGGCGAAactggaggggagggggctgccggcTGACCTGCCCCCCCGCTTGGTGCCCCCCTCCAAGCGTCGGCCCAAGGGATCTGCTGAGTAGCCcattcccacccccccaatCCTGCAAAGCCCCCCGCAACCCTGAGATCTCTCCCCACGCCCCAATAAAGGGAGGATGCGGCTGATGGAGCCATGGCGGTTGTGGGTCTGGGAGGGTGGGTGTgcaagggagggggggagtgtGCAAAAAGGGTGGGGTGAGAAAAGGGGTGGGGGTGCAAAAAGGGTGAGCGTGCAAGGGGTGTGTGTGCAATGGGGGTGAGAAAAGGGGTGGGGGTGCAAGAGGGGAGTGTGCCAGGGTGTGGAGCGTGCAAAAAGGGTGGGTGTGTGCGGGGGGGTGAGAAAAAGGGTGGGTGTGcaaagggggtgtgtgtgcaaggCGGGATGACGGGGGCTGGCGTGCAAGGAAGGGGTGGATGTGCACGGGGGAGTGTGTGCAAGGGGGTGTGCACAGAGGCGGCGTGCGAGGGATAAGGGGTGTGCAAGAGAGGGGTTGTAAGGAGGGGTGAGTGTGCAAGGGAGGGGTGCAAGGTGGGGTGGGTGTGTAAGGGGGGTGTTGCAAAGGAGGGGGTGCGTGGGTGTGGGGGGTGCCCGTGGGGTGTCAGGTGCTGGCACACACGTGTGCATGGGTGTGGGtgcgtgtgcacacacacacgtgggGTTTGCGTGCACGGGTGGGTGCTCACGCACGTGTGTGAAGGTGTCCGGCGGCACGGGAGCACAGGCGTGAAGGCGTGTGCGTGTCCACACGTGTGTTTGTGCACACGTGTCAGCACACgtcggggggggaggggggcgcgTGTGTGCACGTGGATGTGGATGCCCGCACGTGGGCGCGTGCAGGCCCGTGGGGGGGCATGGCATGCACGAGGCGGGGAGGGAGGCGAGCACACGCGTGTCCAGGCATGAACTTGCGTGTGCACGCATGTGCCagagcttggggggggggtggggcaCATCTGGAGCCGGTTCGGGGGTCCGAGGCCCCCTCCTGTGCCCACGCCCGGGGTGTTTGGGGCACAtctgggacacacacacacacacatctggAGCCCCCCCCAGGCACAGCTGGACACCGCCCTTCCCAAGATGGCGCCGCCGCCCTTCCCCGCCCTCCCCAAGATGGCGTCCCCACCTCTCCCCGCCCTCCCCAAGATGGCGCCGCCGCCTTTCCCCGCCCTCCCCAAGATGGCGTCCCCGCCTCTCCCCGCCCTccccaagatggcggccggAAGTGGCTGCGCAGCGCTTCCGTCAAGCCGCCGCGGCCTGGTTCTTCCTTTCGAGATGGCGGAGCCCGCGGCATCCACCTCGTTCCTGGGCCTGAGCCCCGGGTCGCGGGATCCCGCCACCGtccgccgccgctcccgcggTCCCCGCAACcgcaagaagggctggaagcgCTGGGCCGGCCCCGAGGCGCGGCTGGGCCGCGAAATCGGCGACTTCCTCGAGGACGTGGTGCTGCAGCAGCGGGCCACAGGgtgagggcggcgggggggggacacgggacaccCGGCGGCGTcttttgggggggcgggggtcaCGAACGGCTTCGGGAGGGGTTGAGGGCACCGGGGGGCGTCCTGGAGGAGTGAGAGGCCCCCAGAGGCCACGTGGACCCTTGGGGGGGCCGCGACGGACGACGGACTTGCGAGGTGTGAGAGGGGCTTTGGGGGGCTCAGAGGGGCTTGGGGGGCTTAGAGGGGCTTTGCGGTGtcccgggccggggggggggggcgcttgAGGGCCCTGAAAagagaggtttggggggggatcCCATGAGCGAGGTGGGGGGCTGAgaggggtcttgggggggggggaactggagctggggggggtgcGAGGGGGGGCTTGGGTTATGTGTAAAGGGTAAAGGCGGGGATCCTGAGGTTTGGGGGGCGCACTAGGGGGTGTTAGAAGCCTTGGGGGGTgttggggaagggggagcccccccaccccaggagtTGACCAGGGTCGGGGGGGGCTCCTCCTCAGGGGGCTGATTGCAGAGCAGCCGGATGAGGGGCTCTTCTTTGTGGACACCGGCAATGCGGAGAAAGGTGAGTGGGGtttttctggggggggggacacggacaaCAACACCCCAACTTCCTTTCCTCGGTGTTTGGAGGTgacttgtgtgtgtgttcccccccccccgccggcgcGCCCCAGATCGGCAACTGAACAAGGGCAAGGAGAAGCCCCTGCATGTCGACCTCGTCCTGCAGCCCGACTCCAAGGTGCCGGCACCCAAAAAGTGAGGGGGAACGGCGGGGGGTGGCAGCGGGGACACAACACACAACGTGGTGGCATTGCACCCCCCTCCACCCTGAGCTGACctcacccccccgcccccccccccccccccccgcagtaTTTTGGCTCACCAGATCCCCAACGGGCGGAAGGAGAAGCGACGACGGCAGTTTTGGGAGAAACAAGCGGAAAAGGGGGTGCTGCCCCGCGCCGAGCGGCGCCTGCGAGCCCGGCTGCGGCGAGGGGCTGCCCCGCAGGATAAAGTGCCGGAAAAGGGGCGCTCGGACCCCGAAAGGGGCTTCTACGACATCTGGGCGGCCGATAGTAAGTGAGGGGGGGGAGACACTTGCTGGTTGTAGGGGGGCTTCCCGGCAGGAATTAGGGCCAGCCTGGGTGTTTTTGGGGATGTTTCCCCTGCTTTTGTAGCAAGGTCTTTCccgggggcactgggagggagggcagcaaacaaaatttgggggttttgtgtgaAAATCGGGGGGGAGGGCGGCTTCTCTcgcccccccctgccccagggctgaGGTGGGATTAACCTTAAGTGGTGCcccaggggtgggggtggcacAAAAACCAGAGCGACGTGGGGAACGACCCCCAGTTTATTCACTTGTGTCAGGGGAGCCCCTTCCTCCTGtggggcttttgggggggggaggtgtcAGTCAgcattgcccccccccccccaggcttgTCCTTGGAGCTTTGGGGTAAAGGGGGGGTGCCGGTTTCCCCACAGACCCCCTGGACCAGGCGCTGGTGGGGCAGGACAGCTGGTTCCTGCAGCAGACCAAGAAGCAGAGGGTGAAGGTGAGTCGGGGGTGGGGGCAGAaactgggctgggggggggggcacagccggTTAGAGCCCCTCACCCCAGCTGtctgtcctgtccccccccgcagcgccctgccaggctgcagaCGAAGCCTT contains the following coding sequences:
- the NOP53 gene encoding ribosome biogenesis protein NOP53; its protein translation is MAPPPFPALPKMASPPLPALPKMAPPPFPALPKMASPPLPALPKMAAGSGCAALPSSRRGLVLPFEMAEPAASTSFLGLSPGSRDPATVRRRSRGPRNRKKGWKRWAGPEARLGREIGDFLEDVVLQQRATGGLIAEQPDEGLFFVDTGNAEKDRQLNKGKEKPLHVDLVLQPDSKVPAPKNILAHQIPNGRKEKRRRQFWEKQAEKGVLPRAERRLRARLRRGAAPQDKVPEKGRSDPERGFYDIWAADNPLDQALVGQDSWFLQQTKKQRVKRPARLQTKPSQVPAVEVIAAGGSYNPTFEDHQALLLRAHEVEVRKKRAEDKVERQLKIPEGTELPTAETVFQEQCEGLLEESGDEEDEEAPAAPAEPGDAPKPAPRQEKKTEQQRRREKEARALAARQCREKVARCRRQELFRLRSLRQQVKRWEAELLRRRQARLAKRRAKDALPRRLGPLKYEDPSLEVQLSDELAESLRTLKPEGSVLRDRFKSLQKRSLIEPRERAKFKRRYRLKYVEKRAFREVTL